The sequence TCAGTAGTGAGCTTCTAGATCTAATCAGGCATCTAAATGTTGCTTCCAATCCATCTTCAAAGCTAACAAGATAAGCCTCTAAGCTTTTGAGCTTGGTTTCTAAGCTCATGTTTTCTTCTAGCGCTGCTGGTGCTATGCTTTCTTTGTTTATCAATCTTGAAAGCAGTGACCATTTAGATGGCTTAGGCTTCAAAAGTGGGGCACACAAGAAGGACAAAGCATTTGGAAAGTTGACAGGCATACTGCATTAGCTTTCTTTAGTGCTCTAATCACAGATACTGTAACTTGATCTGCCTCTAGCAAGACCGATACTGCAGTCTCTTGATCCATTTGCTTCAAAGTCGAGACTAATCTTTTGGCGTCCCGCTTGATCTTCTTGATGAAAGAGGTAAATCTTTCAACGCTGTCATCTGTAGTTGAATCTCCTTTTCTCCTTCTGAAGGAGGATTGAAGATCTCTTACATTTTCTTTACATCGTGAGACAAGTTCCTTTATTGTGCCACAAAGGTCAAGAAGCCTCACTGATTTATCCAATAAATCATCAAGCCATTTTTCATGTAGACTCTGGGAGAGGGTTTGAGGTAAGTTGAGAAAATCATCTATGCACTTGTACAATTTCTCCAAACTGAGGAGACCATTGCTCACAGCTTCTGGTGCAGTTGATACTTCCAATGATTTTAGCTTGTTTAGCTCCTCTTCAACTCTCTGGGTGGTTGGGTGTGATCTGCCAGGCAAACTGAGTGATCGAACGTGATTAGGTTTTGAAGAAAGAGCAGCCATTTCTTATGATTTTCTTTCTGATGTGGGGATTTCTAAAATTTGTGTTAGCATTGAAGATTGAGATTTGGTATTTATAGGCAGAC comes from Capsicum annuum cultivar UCD-10X-F1 chromosome 2, UCD10Xv1.1, whole genome shotgun sequence and encodes:
- the LOC107858272 gene encoding uncharacterized protein LOC107858272, whose amino-acid sequence is MAALSSKPNHVRSLSLPGRSHPTTQRVEEELNKLKSLEVSTAPEAVSNGLLSLEKLYKCIDDFLNLPQTLSQSLHEKWLDDLLDKSVRLLDLCGTIKELVSRCKENVRDLQSSFRRRKGDSTTDDSVERFTSFIKKIKRDAKRLVSTLKQMDQETAVSVLLEADQVTVSVIRALKKANAVCLSTFQMLCPSCVPHF